From Candidatus Poribacteria bacterium, a single genomic window includes:
- a CDS encoding RDD family protein, translating into MHEQLSVETPEQIDINFQKAGIGSRFYAALIDTLLLTLISLVGYYVNRRFVSELGDVLGNWLGALGGIVVFAIFWGYYMVLEVTTNGQSIGKRALGLRVIKEGGYPIGFSDAAIRNLVRIVDFLPFCYGVGLFSMLINRDWRRLGDLAAGTLVIKTARTDMTLTDTNSQTDNTPVSAASQEFIYAAWIQPSEVTETEVDVIREYLVRRQKLSGIRRSELARTIASPIVERMGGRGSINYDKFLEEVYALKMSEKT; encoded by the coding sequence ATGCATGAACAGTTATCGGTAGAAACACCGGAACAGATTGATATTAACTTCCAGAAAGCAGGGATTGGGTCGCGCTTTTATGCGGCACTCATTGATACCCTGTTGCTCACGCTGATTTCACTGGTCGGCTATTATGTCAACAGGCGTTTTGTCTCGGAACTTGGGGATGTACTGGGAAATTGGCTCGGTGCCCTCGGTGGTATCGTCGTCTTCGCCATCTTCTGGGGCTACTATATGGTCTTAGAGGTTACCACAAACGGTCAGTCTATCGGAAAGCGGGCACTCGGATTGCGGGTTATCAAAGAAGGCGGTTACCCGATCGGTTTCTCGGACGCCGCGATTAGGAATCTGGTCCGGATTGTCGATTTTCTCCCCTTCTGTTATGGGGTCGGTCTCTTTTCTATGCTGATAAACAGAGATTGGCGACGGTTGGGGGACCTTGCTGCTGGCACCCTTGTCATTAAAACGGCGCGTACAGATATGACACTCACCGATACGAATTCACAAACAGATAACACTCCCGTTAGTGCTGCATCGCAAGAATTTATCTACGCTGCTTGGATACAACCATCTGAGGTTACAGAGACTGAAGTGGATGTCATACGTGAGTATCTCGTCCGTCGGCAGAAACTCTCCGGGATCCGCCGCTCGGAACTCGCACGTACTATAGCGAGTCCTATCGTCGAAAGGATGGGCGGTCGTGGCTCTATTAATTATGATAAATTTTTAGAGGAAGTTTATGCCCTTAAAATGTCGGAAAAGACCTAA